A section of the Sphingomonas sp. LT1P40 genome encodes:
- a CDS encoding mandelate racemase/muconate lactonizing enzyme family protein has product MTDAIAHIETFVVTIPRDTPYLGPLRPGEVVNERGYFVRTSNRTIYPVEDRSVLVKVTTRDGAVGWGETYGLTAPGVIGVLIDDLILPLVRGRDPVDVAAIWDDLYDILRVRGYGGGFWLDAVAAVDIALWDICGKLAGKPVRDLLGGARRQTIPAYVSGLPRATISERVELAQDFVAKGYSAIKFAAAVSTQGIEEEMQALREALGPDVKLMIDFHWMFDANAATALIRRLEPYGLFFAEAPVKPEDVNGLAQVARDVSVPVAAGEEWRSTYDALPRLKARAVSIVQPEMGHTGITQFMAIAALAGAHGVSTIPHATIGTGIFQAASLQASAAIADLPMHEYQHSIMDRNAELLDGQLKAEAGVYLLPEGPGLGVEPGAALWQHAVKIQG; this is encoded by the coding sequence ATGACCGACGCCATCGCCCATATCGAGACCTTCGTCGTCACGATCCCGCGCGACACGCCCTATCTGGGGCCGCTGCGGCCGGGCGAGGTGGTCAACGAGCGCGGCTATTTCGTCCGCACGTCGAACCGCACGATCTATCCGGTCGAGGACCGTTCGGTGCTGGTCAAGGTGACGACGCGCGACGGCGCGGTCGGGTGGGGCGAGACCTATGGCCTGACCGCACCGGGCGTGATCGGCGTGCTGATCGACGATCTGATCCTGCCGCTGGTGCGCGGGCGAGATCCGGTCGACGTCGCCGCGATCTGGGACGATCTCTACGATATCTTGCGCGTGCGCGGCTATGGCGGCGGCTTCTGGCTGGATGCGGTGGCGGCGGTCGATATCGCGCTATGGGATATTTGCGGGAAGCTGGCGGGGAAGCCGGTGCGCGACCTGCTCGGCGGTGCTCGGCGGCAGACGATCCCCGCCTATGTCTCCGGCCTGCCGCGCGCGACGATTTCAGAGCGGGTCGAGCTGGCGCAGGACTTCGTCGCCAAAGGCTATAGCGCGATCAAGTTCGCGGCGGCAGTCTCGACGCAGGGCATCGAGGAGGAGATGCAGGCGCTGCGCGAGGCGCTGGGGCCGGACGTGAAGTTGATGATCGACTTCCACTGGATGTTCGATGCGAACGCGGCGACCGCGCTGATCCGGCGGCTGGAGCCCTACGGCCTGTTCTTCGCCGAGGCCCCGGTGAAGCCCGAGGACGTCAACGGGCTGGCGCAAGTCGCGCGCGATGTGTCGGTGCCCGTTGCGGCGGGCGAGGAATGGCGCAGCACCTACGACGCGCTGCCCCGGCTGAAGGCGCGGGCGGTGTCGATCGTCCAGCCCGAAATGGGCCATACCGGCATCACCCAGTTCATGGCGATCGCCGCGCTGGCGGGGGCGCACGGCGTCTCCACCATCCCGCACGCGACGATCGGCACCGGCATCTTCCAGGCCGCGAGCCTCCAGGCATCGGCGGCGATCGCCGATTTGCCGATGCACGAATATCAGCATTCAATCATGGACCGGAATGCCGAGTTGCTCGACGGGCAGCTAAAGGCGGAGGCGGGGGTTTATCTGCTTCCCGAGGGACCGGGGCTGGGCGTGGAGCCGGGCGCGGCACTGTGGCAGCATGCGGTGAAGATTCAGGGGTAG
- a CDS encoding TonB-dependent receptor produces MAVSRDFLAATAVIALIAGAPQCFAMANNQAAPVPTPPAQTLPAPAAQTDEAAADEVVISGIRASQAEEIDIKRSSDQIVDSIVAEDIGKLPDQNVAESLERVSGVQVRRGIDEASDISVRGLRQNRLEFNGRTLISPYGRGPDGPDDGAYNVLTLIPSELVSRMDVTKLPSASMIEGSLGGTVNIQTRRAPKNDEWFIGGSAQGVYKDKADNLSYRLTGLIAKSFMDGKFGFSLGVNYQELNILQDSSDSFTGWREAPDSFNSNAAIRDPNGDGINIFYYNDIRYQRLEEKRRKLGVTTGLTFAPSSDFDMYVDVLYARADTDRYRRWISIPLSAASSAYTNPIYTANENLIAGTVRATVQGNGERMTLPTNIWSGAVGGRWQAGDRLELRGEVSYTRGTQDYYQAYLRADTRATHLIPFDFRDSDVPQITLPATLDLTDPALYIYRTSFDNLFVYKSEELNGRLDLKYDIEGPFLRSIEAGVRYSNIKSNRETFRNQSTYAASGAAAIPVTSYPNNYETVTFDDFMKSATGNFPTSFLLGVPEFGELEGVCKVFQPNCTPYLYDPTSSYDIEEPIYSAFVQANFGADWFGLPMTGNVGVRYVKTKVLANGFYGIRGGTGGFEERNDRISYDDWLPSTAFRFQLTDTLLLRLGAARVMARPNTRDLSPSFSITSAGGGSGGNPALQPFRVNQFDLSIEWYPTRDSIVSLAAFYKDVESFIFTRLVEEILPGLDADVTDSDPQTPYRINRTFNGAGATIKGFEFQFKQPLTFLPGPLDGLGINATYTFIDSQSGITDIRTQADLPLEGLSKHSANLVGYYEKGPIGLRVGYGWRGGFLDKIGGSGDGVYYKPYESLSASVNIDITKELKLSLSGSNLLNSSIRKYSSFEEATQSFLENGRTFTANLRAKF; encoded by the coding sequence ATGGCAGTTTCTCGTGATTTTCTCGCGGCAACGGCGGTCATCGCGCTGATTGCAGGTGCGCCACAGTGTTTCGCCATGGCGAACAATCAGGCCGCTCCGGTGCCCACGCCACCCGCCCAGACACTCCCCGCCCCCGCCGCGCAGACCGACGAAGCAGCCGCCGACGAAGTCGTCATCAGTGGCATTCGCGCCAGCCAGGCCGAAGAAATCGACATCAAACGCAGTTCGGACCAGATCGTCGATTCGATCGTCGCCGAGGATATCGGCAAGCTGCCCGACCAGAATGTCGCGGAATCGCTGGAGCGCGTGTCGGGCGTGCAGGTGCGGCGCGGAATCGACGAGGCCAGCGACATTTCGGTGCGCGGCCTTCGCCAGAACCGGCTGGAGTTCAATGGCCGCACGCTCATCAGCCCCTATGGCCGCGGCCCCGACGGACCAGATGACGGCGCGTATAACGTCCTCACGCTGATCCCGTCCGAGCTGGTTTCGCGGATGGACGTGACCAAGCTTCCCTCCGCGTCGATGATCGAGGGCTCGCTGGGCGGCACCGTCAACATCCAGACGCGGCGCGCGCCCAAGAACGACGAATGGTTCATCGGCGGATCGGCGCAGGGTGTTTACAAAGACAAGGCCGACAATCTGTCCTATCGCCTGACCGGCCTGATCGCCAAGTCGTTCATGGACGGCAAGTTCGGTTTCTCGCTAGGCGTCAACTATCAGGAACTGAACATCCTTCAGGATTCCAGCGACAGCTTCACCGGCTGGCGCGAGGCACCCGACAGCTTCAACAGCAACGCCGCGATCCGCGATCCCAATGGGGATGGCATCAACATCTTTTACTATAACGACATCCGCTATCAGCGGCTGGAGGAAAAGCGCCGCAAGCTGGGCGTGACGACCGGCCTGACCTTTGCACCGTCGAGCGATTTCGACATGTATGTCGACGTCCTCTACGCGCGTGCCGACACCGACCGCTATCGCCGCTGGATCTCGATCCCGCTGAGCGCGGCATCGTCGGCCTATACCAACCCGATCTATACCGCGAACGAGAATCTGATCGCGGGCACCGTCCGCGCAACGGTGCAGGGCAATGGTGAGCGGATGACGCTGCCCACCAACATCTGGAGCGGCGCGGTCGGCGGACGCTGGCAGGCGGGCGATCGTCTCGAATTGCGGGGCGAAGTTTCCTACACGCGCGGCACGCAGGACTATTATCAGGCCTATCTGCGCGCCGACACTCGCGCCACCCACCTGATCCCGTTCGATTTCCGCGACAGCGACGTGCCGCAAATCACGCTGCCCGCGACACTCGATCTGACCGATCCCGCGCTGTACATCTATCGCACCAGCTTCGATAATCTGTTCGTCTACAAGTCGGAGGAGCTGAACGGACGGCTCGACCTGAAATACGATATCGAAGGGCCGTTCCTGCGCAGCATCGAGGCCGGGGTGCGCTACAGCAATATCAAGAGCAACCGCGAAACCTTTCGCAACCAGAGCACCTATGCCGCATCCGGCGCGGCGGCGATCCCGGTCACGTCGTATCCGAACAATTACGAGACCGTCACCTTCGACGATTTCATGAAGAGCGCGACGGGCAATTTCCCGACCAGCTTCCTGCTGGGCGTGCCCGAATTCGGCGAGCTGGAGGGCGTGTGCAAGGTGTTTCAGCCCAATTGCACGCCCTACCTCTACGACCCCACCTCCAGCTATGACATCGAGGAGCCGATCTATTCGGCCTTCGTCCAGGCGAATTTCGGCGCGGACTGGTTCGGCCTGCCGATGACCGGCAATGTCGGCGTGCGCTATGTGAAGACAAAGGTGCTGGCCAACGGCTTTTACGGCATTCGCGGCGGCACCGGCGGGTTCGAGGAGCGCAACGACCGCATCAGCTATGACGACTGGCTGCCCAGCACGGCGTTCCGGTTCCAGCTGACCGACACGCTGTTGCTCCGGCTGGGTGCGGCGCGGGTGATGGCGCGACCCAACACCCGCGACCTCTCGCCCTCCTTCTCGATCACCTCGGCTGGTGGCGGTTCGGGCGGCAATCCGGCGCTTCAACCGTTCCGCGTCAACCAGTTCGACCTGTCGATCGAATGGTATCCGACGCGCGACTCGATCGTGTCGCTCGCCGCCTTCTACAAGGATGTCGAAAGCTTCATCTTCACCCGCCTGGTCGAGGAAATTCTTCCCGGCCTTGACGCCGACGTCACCGACAGCGATCCGCAGACGCCGTACCGCATCAATCGTACCTTCAATGGCGCGGGCGCCACGATCAAGGGGTTCGAGTTCCAGTTCAAACAGCCGCTGACCTTCCTGCCGGGTCCGCTCGACGGGCTGGGCATCAATGCGACCTATACGTTCATCGACAGCCAGTCGGGCATCACTGATATCCGCACCCAGGCTGACTTGCCGCTCGAAGGCCTGTCGAAGCACAGCGCCAATCTGGTCGGCTATTACGAGAAAGGTCCAATCGGGCTGCGGGTCGGCTATGGCTGGCGCGGCGGCTTCCTCGACAAGATCGGCGGCAGCGGCGACGGCGTTTATTACAAGCCGTATGAGAGCCTGTCGGCGTCGGTGAATATCGACATCACCAAAGAGCTGAAGCTGAGCCTTTCGGGATCGAACCTGCTCAACTCGTCGATCCGCAAATATAGCAGCTTCGAGGAGGCGACCCAGTCCTTCCTCGAAAACGGGCGGACGTTCACCGCCAATCTGCGCGCGAAGTTCTGA
- the trmB gene encoding tRNA (guanine(46)-N(7))-methyltransferase TrmB — MNDPTTIRRLYGRSKGHKLRTGQAALVEELLPQVEVPETGPLDAQTLFGDDRPLEVEIGFGAGEHLAGQAAMRPDTGFIGCEPFLNGVVGALGHIRDSALDNVRLYMGDALDVVERLPDVSLDRLYLLHPDPWRKVRHAKRRMVNHGPLDLIAAKLKPGAEFRLGTDDPTYCRWSMMVMNQRRDFEWLAQTATDFLTRPDDWPETRYERKARRQGHEVWYFRYLRV, encoded by the coding sequence ATGAACGACCCAACTACCATTCGCCGTCTTTATGGCCGCTCAAAAGGCCACAAGCTTCGCACCGGTCAGGCCGCTTTGGTCGAGGAACTGCTGCCACAGGTCGAGGTGCCGGAAACCGGGCCGCTCGATGCGCAAACCCTGTTCGGCGATGATCGTCCTCTGGAAGTCGAAATCGGCTTTGGCGCGGGCGAACATTTGGCGGGACAGGCGGCGATGCGGCCCGATACCGGCTTTATCGGCTGCGAGCCGTTCCTGAACGGCGTGGTCGGCGCGCTGGGGCATATCCGTGACAGCGCGCTGGACAATGTCCGGCTGTATATGGGCGACGCGCTGGACGTAGTCGAACGGCTGCCCGATGTCAGCCTCGATCGCCTCTATCTGCTCCACCCCGATCCGTGGCGGAAGGTGCGGCACGCCAAGCGCCGCATGGTCAATCACGGCCCGCTCGACCTGATCGCCGCCAAGCTGAAGCCGGGTGCGGAATTCCGGCTGGGCACCGACGACCCTACCTATTGCCGCTGGTCGATGATGGTGATGAACCAGCGCCGCGATTTCGAGTGGCTGGCCCAGACGGCGACGGATTTCCTGACCCGCCCCGACGACTGGCCGGAGACGCGTTACGAGCGCAAGGCGCGGCGACAGGGGCATGAAGTGTGGTATTTCAGATATTTACGGGTGTGA
- a CDS encoding RNB domain-containing ribonuclease, producing MKTLADPANVLARELAAIRAEFQVPDGFPPAVLAAAADAATRAPTDHADWTDRHFVTLDPATASDLDQAFSIEAAGNDLILHYAIADVAWFVDEGGVIDAEAWARGETFYLPDGKAGLYPPVLAEGAASLLPDGPRPAVVFSVRVAPDGGVKLDAATRAVIRSRAKLAYATVRESDLPPGFAELSRRIETAEIARGAARVDPPEQEVAHGPDGKLALVFRERHPSEAQNAALSLAANMAVADALIAHETGLFRVMAEPDDQAVQRLRHTARAFGIEWPATATLTQFERTLNPANPRDAALMLAIRRAGNGAGYQPFRAGETPWHAAVAAPYAHATAPLRRLADRYVVQAALAVANNREVPAHVVAAFAKLPKVMARADARANQIDRAVIDMAEAVMLAGREGEIFAAIATDIGERGASIQLCELPVVARVDASGLTPGDTLTVRLTGADARTRKIAFERMG from the coding sequence ATGAAGACCCTCGCAGACCCCGCCAATGTCCTTGCCCGCGAACTGGCGGCGATCCGCGCCGAGTTTCAGGTGCCCGACGGCTTTCCGCCCGCCGTGCTGGCGGCAGCGGCGGACGCCGCGACGCGTGCGCCGACCGATCACGCCGACTGGACCGACCGGCATTTCGTGACGCTGGATCCCGCGACCGCCAGCGACCTCGATCAGGCGTTCAGCATCGAGGCGGCCGGTAACGACCTGATCCTGCATTATGCCATCGCCGATGTTGCGTGGTTCGTGGACGAGGGCGGCGTGATCGACGCCGAAGCGTGGGCGCGCGGCGAAACCTTCTACCTGCCCGATGGCAAGGCCGGACTCTATCCGCCGGTGCTGGCCGAGGGGGCCGCCAGCCTGTTGCCGGACGGCCCGCGTCCGGCGGTGGTGTTCAGCGTGCGAGTTGCACCCGATGGCGGCGTGAAGCTGGACGCGGCGACGCGTGCGGTGATCCGATCCCGCGCCAAACTGGCCTATGCAACCGTGCGGGAAAGCGACCTGCCGCCGGGTTTTGCCGAGCTTTCACGGCGCATCGAGACGGCGGAGATCGCGCGCGGGGCGGCGCGGGTCGATCCGCCGGAACAGGAAGTTGCGCATGGGCCGGACGGCAAACTGGCGCTGGTGTTTCGCGAGCGACACCCGTCGGAGGCGCAGAATGCGGCGCTGTCGCTGGCCGCCAACATGGCGGTGGCGGATGCGCTGATCGCGCACGAAACCGGGCTGTTCCGCGTGATGGCCGAGCCGGACGATCAGGCGGTGCAACGGCTGCGCCACACCGCGCGTGCGTTCGGCATCGAGTGGCCCGCCACCGCGACGCTGACCCAGTTCGAGCGGACACTGAACCCCGCCAACCCGCGTGACGCCGCGCTGATGCTGGCGATCCGCCGCGCCGGCAATGGTGCGGGCTATCAGCCATTCCGCGCGGGCGAGACGCCGTGGCACGCCGCCGTCGCCGCGCCCTATGCCCATGCCACCGCCCCGTTGCGCCGGCTGGCCGACCGCTATGTCGTACAGGCCGCGCTCGCGGTGGCGAACAATCGCGAAGTGCCCGCGCATGTCGTGGCCGCGTTTGCAAAGCTGCCAAAAGTCATGGCCCGCGCCGACGCCCGCGCCAATCAGATCGACCGCGCGGTGATCGACATGGCCGAGGCGGTGATGCTGGCGGGCCGCGAAGGGGAGATTTTCGCGGCGATCGCCACCGATATCGGCGAGCGCGGCGCGTCGATCCAGCTGTGCGAACTGCCGGTCGTCGCGCGAGTCGATGCGTCGGGGCTGACGCCCGGCGATACGCTGACGGTACGACTGACCGGCGCCGATGCGCGGACGCGGAAGATCGCTTTCGAACGCATGGGCTGA
- the metK gene encoding methionine adenosyltransferase — translation MRSSYLFTSESVSEGHPDKVSDQISDAIVDLFLSKDPEARIACETLTTTQLVVLAGEIRGRGIMDEAGNWAPGVKDEVEKAVRDTVKRIGYEQDGFHWETLRFENNLHPQSAHIAQGVDASGNKDEGAGDQGIMFGYAADDTPDLMPATLYYSHKILEQMAADRHSKKAPFLEPDTKSQVTLRYEGSKPVAATAIVVSTQHGRGYDEGEKEAELHAYVKSVIADVIPAELLSDETVYHINPTGSFEIGGPDGDAGLTGRKIIVDTYGGAAPHGGGAFSGKDPTKVDRSAAYITRYLAKNIVAAGLAQRCTIQLAYAIGVSKPLSLYVDTHGTGTVGDDAIENAILSIEKLGGLTPRGIRTHLGLNKPIYAKTAAYGHFGRKPEGDFFPWEKTDLVDDLKAALA, via the coding sequence ATGCGTTCCAGCTATCTCTTCACGTCCGAATCGGTTTCCGAAGGCCATCCCGACAAGGTCTCCGACCAGATTTCCGACGCCATCGTCGACCTGTTTCTGTCAAAAGACCCCGAGGCACGCATCGCGTGCGAGACGCTGACCACCACGCAGCTGGTCGTGCTCGCCGGTGAAATCCGTGGGCGTGGCATCATGGACGAGGCCGGCAACTGGGCACCGGGCGTCAAGGACGAAGTCGAAAAGGCCGTCCGCGATACCGTGAAGCGGATCGGTTACGAGCAGGACGGCTTCCACTGGGAGACGCTGCGCTTCGAGAATAATCTTCACCCACAGTCCGCGCACATCGCACAGGGGGTGGACGCGTCCGGCAACAAGGACGAGGGTGCCGGCGATCAGGGCATCATGTTCGGCTATGCCGCCGACGACACGCCCGATCTGATGCCGGCGACGCTCTACTACAGCCACAAGATCCTCGAACAGATGGCCGCCGACCGCCATTCCAAGAAGGCCCCGTTCCTGGAGCCGGATACGAAGAGCCAGGTTACGCTGCGCTACGAGGGCAGCAAGCCCGTCGCCGCCACCGCGATCGTCGTCTCGACCCAGCATGGCAGGGGCTATGACGAGGGCGAGAAAGAGGCCGAGCTGCACGCCTATGTGAAGTCGGTGATCGCCGACGTCATCCCGGCCGAACTGCTCAGCGACGAGACCGTCTATCACATCAACCCGACCGGCAGCTTCGAGATCGGTGGACCCGACGGCGACGCAGGGCTTACCGGGCGCAAGATCATCGTCGACACCTATGGCGGCGCGGCCCCGCATGGCGGCGGCGCGTTCAGCGGCAAGGATCCGACCAAGGTCGACCGCTCGGCGGCGTACATCACCCGCTATCTGGCGAAGAACATCGTTGCCGCCGGTCTGGCCCAACGCTGCACGATCCAGCTCGCCTATGCCATCGGTGTGTCGAAGCCGCTGTCGCTGTACGTCGACACGCACGGCACCGGCACCGTCGGCGACGATGCGATCGAAAACGCGATCCTGAGCATCGAAAAGCTCGGCGGCCTGACGCCACGCGGCATCCGCACGCATCTCGGTCTCAACAAGCCGATTTACGCGAAGACCGCCGCCTATGGCCATTTCGGGCGCAAGCCCGAGGGCGATTTCTTCCCATGGGAAAAGACCGATCTGGTCGATGATCTGAAGGCAGCTTTGGCCTGA
- the lnt gene encoding apolipoprotein N-acyltransferase — MLPRPRLIALLTGILSATAFAPLDWWVVGLVCFAILLRLTHEAPTLKQALLRGWLFGLGHFTVGNNWIQHAFIYQDKMPAELGYVAVVLLALYLAIYPAMAMGLAWRFGQGRKLDVAFVLIAAAAWIVSEYLRAVMFTGYAWNPLGVSWLPVPGVASLSAWVGTYALSGLVIVVAGALLLASRRNWWFPVAVIMPLLASAVLFAPIWKPHVAAANHPRVRVLQPNIGQEATLDGTYAKLALSELVRLSNDRPALLPGGPAPRLIVWPEGAVDYWVEQGYPEAWYSKGDPRTIRATIAQTLGPKDIALIGGNALLFKGDTELDAATNSVFALDAAGTILGRYDKAHLVPYGEYLPMRTILEPLGLSRLVAGEIDYEPGPGPRTMAIPGFGNIGMQICYEIIFSGQTVDRANRPAILFNPSNDAWFGGWGPPQHLAQARMRAIEEGLPILRSTPTGISAIINANGRVVASAGMGEAKAIEAPMPAALPPTLFSRFGNWIAFLFAGLLLAAAIAFRRFAR, encoded by the coding sequence ATGTTGCCACGCCCCCGTCTCATCGCGCTCCTCACCGGCATCCTTTCCGCCACCGCCTTCGCCCCGCTCGACTGGTGGGTCGTCGGGCTGGTGTGCTTCGCCATCCTGTTGCGGCTGACGCATGAGGCGCCGACGCTGAAGCAAGCGTTGCTGCGTGGCTGGCTGTTCGGGCTTGGCCATTTCACCGTCGGCAACAACTGGATCCAGCACGCCTTTATCTATCAGGACAAGATGCCCGCGGAGCTGGGCTATGTCGCGGTGGTCCTGCTGGCACTTTATCTGGCGATCTATCCGGCGATGGCGATGGGCCTTGCGTGGCGCTTTGGTCAGGGACGAAAGCTTGACGTCGCCTTCGTGCTGATCGCTGCTGCCGCGTGGATCGTCAGCGAATATCTGCGCGCCGTCATGTTCACCGGTTATGCGTGGAATCCGCTGGGCGTCAGCTGGCTGCCGGTGCCGGGGGTAGCGTCGCTGTCGGCGTGGGTTGGTACCTACGCATTGTCGGGTCTGGTGATTGTCGTGGCAGGCGCGCTGCTGCTGGCCAGCCGGCGCAATTGGTGGTTTCCGGTTGCAGTCATCATGCCGCTGCTCGCCTCCGCCGTGCTGTTCGCACCCATTTGGAAGCCGCACGTCGCCGCAGCCAACCATCCCCGCGTTCGAGTCCTGCAACCCAATATCGGACAGGAAGCCACGCTCGACGGCACCTACGCGAAACTCGCGCTGAGCGAACTGGTGCGGCTGTCCAACGATCGCCCGGCCCTCCTCCCCGGCGGCCCCGCCCCGCGCCTGATCGTCTGGCCGGAGGGCGCAGTCGATTACTGGGTGGAACAGGGCTATCCCGAAGCCTGGTATAGCAAGGGCGATCCGCGCACGATCCGCGCGACCATTGCGCAGACGCTGGGACCAAAGGACATCGCGCTGATCGGCGGCAATGCGCTGTTGTTCAAGGGCGATACCGAACTCGACGCGGCGACCAATTCGGTGTTCGCGCTCGATGCCGCCGGGACCATCCTGGGCCGTTACGACAAGGCGCATCTGGTCCCATATGGCGAGTATCTGCCAATGCGCACCATCCTCGAACCGCTGGGTCTATCCCGGCTGGTCGCGGGCGAAATCGACTATGAGCCAGGTCCGGGGCCAAGGACGATGGCGATCCCGGGTTTCGGCAATATCGGCATGCAGATTTGCTACGAAATCATCTTCAGCGGCCAGACGGTGGACCGCGCCAATCGCCCCGCGATCCTGTTCAACCCCTCCAACGACGCATGGTTTGGCGGCTGGGGTCCGCCGCAGCATCTGGCACAGGCGCGGATGCGCGCGATCGAGGAGGGGCTGCCCATCCTGCGCTCTACGCCGACGGGCATTTCCGCAATCATCAACGCGAATGGCCGCGTTGTCGCATCGGCGGGTATGGGCGAGGCAAAGGCGATCGAGGCGCCGATGCCCGCCGCGCTCCCGCCCACGCTGTTCTCACGGTTCGGAAACTGGATCGCATTTCTCTTCGCGGGACTGCTGCTGGCCGCCGCAATTGCCTTTCGGCGCTTCGCCCGCTAG
- a CDS encoding polyhydroxyalkanoic acid system family protein has protein sequence MAEPVTVDIPHKLGKDAARARLAAGVGKIGSMVPGGGTVQERWDGDTLHFTVSAMGQSVASKLDIFEDRVHAVVDLPPLLALFANKIREKLLSEGPKLLK, from the coding sequence ATGGCCGAACCCGTTACCGTTGATATCCCGCACAAGCTGGGCAAAGACGCCGCCCGCGCGCGGCTGGCCGCTGGCGTCGGCAAGATCGGCAGCATGGTTCCCGGCGGCGGGACGGTGCAGGAGCGCTGGGACGGCGATACGCTCCATTTCACCGTCAGCGCGATGGGGCAGTCGGTGGCGAGCAAGCTCGACATCTTTGAGGATCGCGTTCACGCCGTGGTCGATCTGCCGCCGCTGTTGGCGCTGTTCGCCAACAAAATCCGAGAGAAGTTGCTGAGCGAGGGGCCAAAATTACTGAAATGA
- a CDS encoding PQQ-dependent sugar dehydrogenase: MRKILIIVGGLILVAAAFVWYVTRPDVAQLDANAVAGQKPQITDTRAETFPTINVAEAVGWPGDAKPTAAAGLTVNAFAKGLDHPRWIYRLPNGDVLVAESNSPPREDGGITGWVMKLLMGRAGAGVPSANRITLLRDADGDGVAESRSALLTAANGLDSPFGMVLVGETLYVANHNALVRFPFKVGETKITAKAQKVVDLPGGGNHWTRDVVVNPEGEGNTLLVSVGSASNIAENGLDVEKNRATVLEVDPRARTFRIYAAGLRNPVGLAINPTSNRLWAVVNERDMLGSDMPPDYLTQVDVGSFYGWPWNYWGGYVDKRVKPERPDLREYTARPDFALGAHVAPLGLTFAQDLKLGDNYDNGAFVGLHGSWNRVPATGYKVVYVPFDSRGLPIAGAKPVDVVSGFLNAEGKAMGRPVGVAADKTGALLVADDVGNVIWRVSAPAAPQSTEPASE; the protein is encoded by the coding sequence TTGCGCAAGATCCTGATTATCGTCGGCGGACTGATCCTCGTCGCTGCCGCGTTCGTCTGGTACGTTACGCGGCCCGATGTGGCGCAGCTCGATGCCAATGCGGTGGCGGGTCAGAAACCCCAGATCACCGATACCCGCGCCGAAACCTTTCCGACGATCAATGTCGCCGAAGCAGTCGGCTGGCCCGGCGACGCCAAGCCCACCGCCGCAGCGGGTCTGACCGTCAACGCCTTTGCCAAGGGGCTGGACCATCCGCGCTGGATTTATCGCCTGCCCAATGGCGACGTGCTGGTGGCCGAGAGCAATTCGCCGCCGCGCGAGGATGGCGGCATCACCGGCTGGGTCATGAAGCTGCTGATGGGCCGCGCCGGTGCCGGCGTCCCCTCCGCCAACCGCATTACCTTGCTCCGCGATGCCGATGGTGACGGCGTGGCGGAAAGCCGGTCGGCATTGCTGACCGCCGCCAACGGCCTGGATTCGCCGTTCGGCATGGTGCTGGTGGGGGAGACGCTCTACGTCGCCAACCACAATGCGCTGGTTCGCTTTCCGTTCAAGGTCGGCGAAACGAAGATCACGGCCAAGGCGCAGAAGGTGGTCGACCTGCCCGGTGGCGGCAATCACTGGACCCGCGACGTGGTCGTCAATCCGGAGGGCGAGGGCAACACGCTGCTGGTCAGCGTTGGATCGGCGTCGAACATCGCCGAAAACGGGCTGGATGTCGAAAAGAACCGCGCGACGGTGCTGGAAGTCGATCCTCGCGCCCGCACCTTTCGCATCTATGCGGCGGGCTTGCGCAATCCCGTCGGCCTGGCGATCAACCCGACGAGCAACCGATTGTGGGCGGTGGTCAACGAACGCGACATGCTCGGTTCCGACATGCCGCCCGATTATCTGACCCAGGTCGATGTCGGCAGCTTTTATGGCTGGCCGTGGAATTACTGGGGCGGTTATGTCGACAAGCGCGTGAAGCCCGAACGGCCCGATTTGCGCGAATATACAGCGCGACCCGATTTCGCGCTGGGCGCGCATGTCGCCCCGCTTGGCCTGACCTTTGCTCAGGATCTGAAACTGGGGGACAATTACGACAACGGCGCATTTGTCGGCCTGCATGGATCATGGAACCGGGTGCCGGCCACGGGTTACAAGGTCGTCTATGTCCCATTCGATTCGCGCGGACTTCCGATTGCCGGTGCAAAGCCGGTCGATGTCGTCAGCGGGTTCCTGAACGCCGAAGGCAAGGCGATGGGACGTCCCGTCGGCGTCGCAGCGGACAAGACCGGCGCGCTGCTGGTGGCGGACGATGTGGGCAACGTCATCTGGCGGGTGAGCGCACCCGCCGCCCCTCAATCGACCGAGCCTGCGTCCGAATAA